In Halobaculum sp. XH14, a single genomic region encodes these proteins:
- a CDS encoding NAD(P)/FAD-dependent oxidoreductase yields MSDEFDYDVVVVGGGPAGLTAALYTTRLGLGTAVFDRGGGRAAMMQDTHNVIGVTEETSGAEFLRTAREQVESYGADYERTFVEDVRPPSSESGGEASEDATGYRLVAGGEEYATRRLVLATGFSDERPDPPLPPTGRGLHYCLHCDAYMFVDEPVYVMGAGDAAAHVGMIMLNFTDEVDVLTRGANPEWSEATATMLENHPVDVIHEEITGMNKDEDGWLESFEFADGTTREYRGGFPMYGSNYNAELADALDLERTDDGTVDVDDHGRTSRDGVYAVGDLTPGYNQIPVAMGEGAKAGIAIHMDLRPFPRSTEDVDALGPVEAADVPAISPELLATAVTHEGHAAGPRAAEPDEEAAADD; encoded by the coding sequence ATGAGCGACGAGTTCGACTACGACGTGGTGGTCGTCGGCGGCGGACCGGCCGGGCTGACGGCCGCGCTGTACACGACGCGACTCGGGCTGGGGACGGCGGTCTTCGACCGCGGCGGCGGCCGCGCGGCGATGATGCAGGACACGCACAACGTCATCGGCGTCACCGAGGAGACGAGCGGCGCCGAGTTCCTCCGGACGGCCCGGGAGCAAGTCGAGTCCTACGGTGCCGACTACGAGCGGACGTTCGTGGAGGACGTCCGGCCGCCGTCTTCGGAATCGGGTGGGGAGGCGTCGGAGGACGCGACCGGCTATCGACTCGTCGCCGGCGGGGAGGAGTACGCCACCAGACGGCTCGTCCTGGCGACCGGATTCTCCGACGAGCGGCCCGATCCGCCCCTCCCGCCGACCGGTCGGGGACTGCACTACTGTCTCCACTGTGACGCGTACATGTTCGTCGACGAGCCGGTGTACGTGATGGGCGCCGGCGACGCCGCGGCACACGTCGGGATGATCATGCTCAACTTCACCGACGAGGTGGACGTGCTCACCCGCGGCGCGAACCCGGAGTGGAGCGAGGCGACGGCGACGATGTTGGAGAACCACCCCGTAGACGTGATCCACGAGGAGATCACGGGCATGAACAAGGACGAGGACGGCTGGCTGGAGTCGTTCGAGTTCGCGGACGGGACGACCCGCGAGTACCGCGGCGGCTTCCCGATGTACGGCTCGAACTACAACGCGGAACTCGCCGACGCGCTCGACCTGGAACGCACCGACGACGGCACGGTCGACGTCGACGACCACGGGCGCACGAGTCGGGACGGGGTGTACGCCGTCGGCGATCTCACGCCGGGGTACAACCAGATCCCGGTCGCGATGGGAGAGGGCGCGAAAGCCGGCATCGCCATCCACATGGACCTGCGGCCGTTCCCGCGTTCGACGGAGGACGTCGACGCGCTGGGTCCGGTCGAGGCCGCCGACGTACCCGCCATCTCGCCCGAGTTGCTGGCGACTGCGGTCACACACGAGGGCCACGCGGCGGGACCGCGAGCGGCGGAACCCGACGAGGAGGCGGCTGCCGACGACTGA
- a CDS encoding MFS transporter, translating into MARFGNSVALLRDREFAALAGTAFARSQAYSTILIALALYAETFGTTGFIEGLFGTAFALVQLAIVLPLGRKVDTGNAKRYLLAGFLVNVATFLGFMLVQSPEHVILVRMVQGLGASMLWITGATIIGEISPDGERGRWLGSYNQFASFSSLAGDLLGGYLLYAYGFTETYLVLTLITLGTFVLVYAFLRDNPGGRKDPEEAGGLETFRSLIDLGMLRALVTFRFTFSVGKMAVIIFLPIYARTEFGISAFAIGWIMAGGKLTKALTQGFVGNLTDRLGRKHYFVAVGALLYGLGTAAIPLASYFEGSVAPVEISYLGDTQVLGGAFFALFGAYSILGIADSIRLPASMALFVEEGEQYDSVASAMSLRSISWKVGQVVGPVLVGTVMDFVSTEAGFLLAAGFIAFATASFVVQSRFAARAAAAESGRPAAGDD; encoded by the coding sequence GTGGCACGCTTTGGCAACTCCGTCGCGCTCCTCCGGGACAGGGAGTTCGCGGCGCTCGCGGGGACCGCGTTCGCGCGCAGTCAGGCGTACTCGACGATCCTCATCGCGCTCGCGCTGTACGCGGAAACGTTCGGCACGACGGGGTTCATCGAGGGGCTGTTCGGGACCGCGTTCGCGCTGGTCCAGCTCGCCATCGTGCTCCCGCTCGGGCGGAAGGTGGACACGGGCAACGCGAAGCGCTACCTGCTCGCCGGCTTTCTCGTCAACGTGGCGACGTTCCTCGGGTTCATGCTCGTCCAGAGCCCCGAGCACGTCATCCTCGTCCGGATGGTCCAGGGGCTCGGCGCGTCGATGCTCTGGATCACCGGCGCGACGATCATCGGCGAGATCAGCCCGGACGGGGAGCGGGGCCGCTGGCTCGGCTCGTACAACCAGTTCGCGTCGTTCTCGTCGCTCGCGGGCGACCTGCTCGGCGGCTACCTGCTGTACGCGTACGGCTTCACCGAGACGTACCTGGTCCTCACGCTCATCACGCTCGGAACGTTCGTCCTCGTCTACGCGTTCCTCCGCGACAACCCCGGCGGGCGAAAGGACCCGGAGGAGGCGGGCGGACTGGAGACGTTCCGCTCGCTCATCGACCTCGGCATGTTGCGCGCGCTCGTCACGTTCCGATTCACCTTCAGCGTCGGGAAGATGGCGGTGATCATCTTTCTCCCCATCTACGCGAGGACGGAGTTCGGCATCTCCGCGTTCGCCATCGGCTGGATCATGGCCGGCGGGAAGCTGACGAAGGCGCTCACCCAGGGGTTCGTCGGCAACCTCACCGACCGACTCGGGCGGAAACACTACTTCGTCGCCGTCGGCGCGCTGCTGTACGGGCTGGGAACGGCCGCCATCCCGCTCGCGAGCTACTTCGAGGGGTCGGTCGCGCCGGTCGAGATCTCGTATCTGGGCGACACGCAGGTGCTCGGCGGGGCCTTCTTCGCGCTGTTCGGGGCGTACTCGATCCTCGGCATCGCCGACTCCATCCGCCTACCCGCGAGCATGGCGCTGTTCGTCGAGGAGGGCGAACAGTACGACTCCGTGGCGAGCGCGATGTCGCTCCGCTCCATCTCCTGGAAGGTGGGCCAGGTGGTCGGCCCGGTCCTCGTGGGCACCGTGATGGACTTCGTCTCGACGGAGGCGGGGTTCCTGCTCGCCGCGGGGTTCATCGCGTTCGCCACCGCGTCGTTCGTCGTGCAGTCGCGGTTCGCTGCGCGTGCGGCGGCGGCCGAATCGGGACGGCCGGCCGCTGGCGACGACTGA
- a CDS encoding metal-dependent hydrolase: MVDVAGHLGMALLWLAPAWLLAGRSTPVGTFVAVGVLFGMLPDVDLPLKTVVGTIEHHGVLHTVLFVTVAAAVLGPVLSLAYRRVADTVDESSKPAEWPGFAFWFLVVWIPGLSHLFADMLSAPDVAQAVEPFWPLYSQSLGIDLVWYDDPWFNWGLLLAGVLLNAGLWWRRSRQAALTPSKRWD, translated from the coding sequence GTGGTCGACGTTGCCGGACACCTCGGGATGGCGCTGCTGTGGCTCGCGCCGGCGTGGCTACTCGCCGGTCGGTCGACGCCGGTCGGGACGTTCGTCGCTGTGGGCGTCCTATTCGGGATGCTGCCGGACGTCGATCTGCCACTCAAGACCGTCGTCGGGACGATCGAACACCACGGCGTCCTCCACACCGTGCTGTTCGTCACCGTCGCGGCGGCGGTTCTCGGGCCCGTTCTCTCGTTGGCGTACCGGCGGGTCGCCGACACGGTCGACGAGTCCTCGAAGCCCGCCGAATGGCCGGGGTTCGCGTTCTGGTTCCTCGTCGTGTGGATTCCCGGGCTCTCACACCTGTTCGCGGACATGCTCTCGGCACCTGACGTCGCCCAGGCCGTCGAGCCGTTCTGGCCGCTCTACTCGCAGTCGCTCGGAATCGACCTCGTCTGGTACGACGACCCGTGGTTCAACTGGGGGCTCCTCCTCGCCGGCGTGCTCCTCAACGCCGGGTTGTGGTGGCGGCGGTCACGACAGGCGGCGCTGACACCCTCGAAACGCTGGGATTGA
- a CDS encoding type II/IV secretion system ATPase subunit: MATDDADATPGTGFEESGGPASLRGEPRVVAGRYSWADLLRELGYETEADRLDERARIDPDEREDVGDGGAADDGTGDADSEREPDRRPITADDVRAVGLDPAEFLGDDPDALPGRFAAGAEIAGRITDQSALIGYDDTPVVKDFYTWEDYREEYFLDEEGEPPTDDEGEPLAFTHEDRTDALGFDPDAIEETLGHLSGRAPELDDLVDERTVDVNEDVDEDEFFSRADGRTTIANRYDLEKAVPMAKKTHFREEERYWVNEPYSFVVLFHSTKENEKKYYVVEPYRNPIEDDLTEFLEGKLRSAIKYADEGGVASDEAHRKEVIREETYDLLDRYDLYRREESEGLGNKLADALGIDPDDGAAGRLVRALGFDEPVTEGEIEGIAARPEPAVIAEDPETLTEYTVRKLLYYLERDFIGYERIDGIKHDINVEDISCDGYESPVFVYHSDYEQIISNVYHGTAELDDFVVKLAQRSGKGISKRRPQVDATLPDGSRAQLTLGKEVSDHGTNYTIRQFKDVPFTPIDLINWTTFSLDEMAFLWLCIENHKSLIFAGGTASGKTTSLNAVSLFIPSNSKIVSIEDTREVELPQRNWIASVTRPSFSEDDKGDVDEFDLLEAALRQRPDYIVMGEIRGEEGRTLFQVMSTGHTTYTTFHADSVGEVLKRFTTDPINVSKTMFTALDLVSIQTSTRVQGRKVRRNKSLTEINHYDAENDEINVQDVYQWQAETDNFLKMGESNTLEEIAFDRGWSHETLQEELLQRRAVLAYLIDRGLNTYTQVAATLQAFINDPETILALMADEGLEESLEDLREMESVLIDVDADKEEMVPRPEPDERTAAEAEDVLDRAEDLLAEYRGAEPDSVLSALRDVRPEPDIDASDAVDADPTARPSAFDDEPDDGDPSGDGTVSESTADPFDAVDQFDDDVDSGGSKEVESREDPNGIESGEDSNPVDPDGDEPDSADGDEDGSDQDDGDRDGSDEVDGVSDDEIDDWGFGEVENPEDG, encoded by the coding sequence ATGGCCACCGACGACGCGGACGCGACGCCGGGGACCGGATTCGAGGAATCCGGCGGGCCGGCGTCGCTTCGGGGGGAACCGCGGGTCGTCGCCGGACGCTACTCCTGGGCCGATCTACTGCGGGAACTGGGGTACGAGACCGAGGCGGACCGGCTGGACGAGCGGGCACGAATCGACCCCGACGAACGGGAGGACGTCGGAGACGGTGGGGCGGCGGACGATGGAACCGGGGACGCTGATTCCGAACGGGAGCCGGACCGTCGGCCGATCACCGCCGACGACGTTCGCGCGGTCGGGCTCGACCCCGCCGAGTTCCTCGGCGACGATCCGGACGCGTTGCCGGGTCGGTTCGCGGCGGGGGCCGAGATCGCCGGCCGGATCACCGACCAGTCCGCGCTCATCGGCTACGACGACACGCCCGTCGTCAAGGACTTCTACACCTGGGAGGACTACCGCGAGGAGTACTTTCTGGACGAGGAGGGTGAGCCGCCGACCGACGACGAGGGCGAACCGCTCGCGTTCACCCACGAGGACAGGACGGACGCGCTCGGGTTCGACCCGGACGCCATCGAGGAGACGCTCGGACACCTGAGCGGGCGCGCGCCGGAACTCGACGACCTGGTCGACGAGCGGACGGTCGACGTGAACGAGGACGTCGACGAGGACGAGTTCTTCTCGCGGGCCGACGGTCGGACGACGATCGCGAACCGGTACGACCTGGAGAAGGCCGTCCCGATGGCGAAGAAGACCCACTTCCGCGAGGAGGAGCGCTACTGGGTGAACGAGCCGTACTCGTTCGTCGTCCTGTTCCACTCGACCAAGGAGAACGAGAAGAAGTACTACGTCGTCGAGCCGTACCGCAACCCCATCGAGGACGACCTCACCGAGTTCCTGGAGGGGAAACTGCGCTCGGCGATCAAGTACGCCGACGAGGGCGGCGTTGCGAGCGACGAGGCCCACAGGAAGGAGGTCATCCGCGAGGAGACGTACGACCTGCTCGACAGGTACGACCTCTACCGACGCGAGGAGAGCGAGGGGCTCGGGAACAAACTCGCCGACGCGCTCGGCATCGACCCGGACGACGGCGCCGCCGGGCGACTCGTCCGCGCGCTGGGGTTCGATGAGCCGGTCACCGAGGGGGAGATCGAGGGGATCGCGGCGCGGCCCGAGCCGGCGGTCATCGCGGAGGACCCGGAGACGCTCACGGAGTACACGGTGCGAAAGCTCCTCTACTACCTCGAACGCGACTTCATCGGCTACGAACGCATCGACGGCATCAAACACGACATCAACGTCGAGGACATCTCCTGTGACGGCTACGAGAGCCCCGTCTTCGTCTACCACTCCGATTACGAGCAGATCATCTCGAACGTCTACCACGGGACGGCCGAACTCGACGACTTCGTCGTCAAACTCGCCCAGCGCTCGGGGAAGGGGATCTCGAAGCGGCGCCCGCAGGTCGACGCGACGCTGCCGGACGGCTCCCGCGCCCAGCTCACGCTCGGCAAGGAGGTGTCCGATCACGGGACGAACTACACCATCCGGCAGTTCAAGGACGTCCCGTTCACGCCGATCGACCTGATCAACTGGACGACGTTCTCGCTGGACGAGATGGCGTTCCTCTGGCTCTGCATCGAGAACCACAAGAGCCTGATCTTCGCCGGCGGCACCGCGTCCGGCAAGACCACGAGCCTGAACGCCGTCTCGCTGTTCATCCCGTCGAACTCGAAGATCGTCTCCATCGAGGACACCCGCGAGGTCGAACTGCCCCAGCGCAACTGGATCGCGTCGGTCACCCGTCCCTCGTTCTCCGAGGACGACAAGGGCGACGTCGACGAGTTCGACCTGCTGGAGGCCGCGCTCCGCCAGCGCCCCGACTACATCGTGATGGGCGAGATCCGTGGCGAGGAGGGCCGGACGCTGTTTCAGGTCATGTCGACCGGGCACACGACCTACACCACGTTCCACGCCGACAGCGTCGGCGAGGTGCTGAAGCGGTTCACCACGGACCCGATCAACGTCTCGAAGACGATGTTCACGGCGCTGGATCTCGTCTCCATCCAGACGTCGACCCGGGTGCAGGGCCGGAAGGTCCGCCGGAACAAGTCGCTCACCGAGATCAACCACTACGACGCCGAGAACGACGAGATCAACGTCCAGGACGTCTACCAGTGGCAGGCCGAGACGGACAACTTCCTGAAGATGGGCGAGTCGAACACCCTCGAGGAGATCGCCTTCGACCGGGGCTGGTCCCACGAGACGCTTCAGGAGGAGCTCCTCCAGCGGCGTGCGGTGCTCGCGTACCTCATCGACCGCGGCCTGAACACGTACACGCAGGTCGCGGCGACGCTCCAGGCGTTCATCAACGACCCCGAGACGATCCTCGCGCTGATGGCCGACGAGGGGCTCGAGGAGAGCCTGGAGGACCTCCGCGAGATGGAGTCGGTGCTCATCGACGTCGACGCCGACAAGGAGGAGATGGTCCCCCGCCCCGAGCCGGACGAGCGGACCGCCGCGGAGGCCGAGGACGTGCTCGACCGCGCGGAGGACCTCCTGGCGGAGTACCGGGGCGCGGAGCCGGACAGCGTGCTCTCGGCGCTGCGGGACGTGCGACCGGAGCCGGACATCGACGCGAGCGATGCGGTGGACGCGGACCCGACTGCCCGGCCATCAGCGTTCGACGACGAGCCGGACGACGGGGATCCGTCCGGCGACGGGACGGTTTCGGAGTCGACCGCGGATCCGTTCGACGCCGTCGATCAGTTCGACGACGACGTCGATTCCGGGGGCTCGAAGGAAGTCGAATCGCGTGAGGATCCGAACGGGATCGAGTCGGGTGAGGACTCGAACCCGGTCGACCCGGACGGGGACGAACCGGACTCGGCCGACGGTGACGAGGACGGCAGCGATCAGGACGACGGTGACCGGGACGGCAGTGACGAGGTCGACGGGGTATCCGACGACGAGATCGACGACTGGGGGTTCGGCGAGGTCGAGAACCCGGAGGATGGGTAG
- a CDS encoding VOC family protein gives MNAKAADFVFHTVSDIEQSVSFYRDTLGLALESLDEESGWAEFALPPTTLALGEVNPAVPLSPGAGGVGVSMAVDDVESAVERLRDEGMAVLMEPQEFPTCAMAMVADPDDNPIMLHRRSDGTHGRRDPFP, from the coding sequence ATGAACGCCAAAGCAGCGGACTTCGTGTTTCACACCGTCAGCGATATCGAGCAGTCCGTCTCGTTCTACCGGGACACGCTCGGACTCGCCCTCGAATCGCTGGACGAGGAGTCGGGCTGGGCGGAGTTCGCCCTGCCGCCGACCACGCTCGCGCTGGGCGAGGTGAACCCCGCGGTTCCCCTGTCTCCGGGTGCGGGCGGCGTCGGCGTCTCGATGGCTGTCGACGACGTCGAGTCGGCCGTCGAACGGCTTCGGGACGAGGGGATGGCCGTCCTGATGGAGCCACAGGAGTTCCCCACGTGCGCGATGGCGATGGTCGCCGACCCCGACGACAACCCGATCATGCTCCACCGGCGGAGCGACGGGACGCACGGACGACGTGATCCGTTCCCCTGA
- a CDS encoding class I SAM-dependent methyltransferase: protein MTGDRSGRGDEPARPAERREVAETYDRIASHFARTRRYAWPEVESFLDGRSGQVALDVGCGNGRHSESLAERAERVVGVDVSEELIREAVDRAGERGYRDAFAPVLGDAAALPVRDDVVDVAVYVAAVHHLRPRARRVASLSELGRSLAPGGRALVSAWSTESDRFDAEEGFDTEVDWTLPGGRTVPRFYHIYDPDEFRADLDASGVRTVEAFVSSGNCYAVVAAD from the coding sequence ATGACGGGCGATCGATCGGGACGCGGCGACGAGCCCGCACGACCGGCTGAACGTCGGGAGGTTGCCGAGACGTACGATCGGATCGCGTCCCACTTCGCGCGAACCAGGCGGTACGCCTGGCCCGAGGTGGAGTCGTTCCTCGACGGGCGATCGGGACAGGTCGCGCTCGACGTCGGCTGTGGGAACGGCCGCCACTCCGAGTCGCTCGCCGAACGCGCCGAGCGGGTGGTCGGCGTCGACGTGAGCGAGGAACTCATCCGCGAGGCCGTCGATCGGGCCGGAGAACGTGGCTATCGGGACGCGTTCGCCCCGGTTCTCGGCGACGCGGCGGCGCTGCCCGTCCGGGACGACGTCGTCGACGTGGCGGTGTACGTCGCCGCCGTCCACCACCTCCGCCCCCGCGCGCGCCGGGTCGCGTCCCTCTCCGAACTCGGTCGGTCGCTAGCGCCCGGCGGCCGCGCGCTCGTCAGCGCGTGGAGCACCGAGAGCGACCGGTTCGACGCGGAGGAGGGGTTCGACACCGAGGTCGACTGGACCCTCCCGGGCGGTCGGACCGTCCCGCGCTTCTACCACATCTACGACCCCGACGAGTTCCGCGCGGATCTGGACGCGAGCGGCGTGCGGACGGTGGAGGCGTTCGTCTCCAGCGGAAACTGCTACGCGGTCGTCGCGGCCGACTGA
- a CDS encoding Sec-independent protein translocase subunit TatA/TatB, which translates to MLTTVPLFGAIPGGPEMLIILLVLVLLFGANKIPKLARSTGQAMGEFKKGREEIEDELQDMQEGATGVDDTADEASAADAADDTESTTETESA; encoded by the coding sequence ATGCTGACTACAGTACCCCTGTTCGGTGCGATCCCCGGCGGGCCGGAGATGCTCATCATTCTCCTCGTGCTCGTCCTGCTGTTCGGCGCGAACAAGATCCCCAAACTGGCCCGGTCGACGGGACAGGCGATGGGCGAGTTCAAGAAGGGCCGCGAGGAGATCGAGGACGAACTGCAGGACATGCAGGAGGGAGCGACCGGCGTCGACGACACGGCCGACGAGGCCAGCGCGGCCGACGCGGCGGACGACACGGAGTCGACGACCGAGACGGAATCGGCCTGA
- a CDS encoding HD domain-containing protein yields the protein MSDDQAADPVAGGRRYSPDADHAFPDEKLNEVLAALRDDPEIHTYLRAQNVNAVTRKGYNDHGAKHIEIVRNHALRLYDLLKRGGVEFNGAAEQGLAEADEAVIIALAATLHDIGHVVHRDEHAYYSIPLAADVLDRFLADFYDTSEAVRMKGEVLHAILCHHTEEDPLTREAGVIRVADGLDMEQGRSRMPYEKGGRGINTLSSQAIRRVELKPGSAAGEDAPVLVDIEMVNAAGVYQVDNLLKAKLRDSLIDEYVRIVAINSKADDQLVERIEL from the coding sequence ATGAGCGACGATCAGGCCGCCGACCCCGTCGCGGGCGGTCGGCGCTACAGCCCCGACGCCGACCACGCGTTCCCGGACGAGAAGCTGAACGAGGTGCTCGCGGCGCTCCGCGACGACCCGGAGATCCACACCTACCTCCGCGCACAGAACGTCAACGCAGTCACCCGAAAGGGGTACAACGACCACGGCGCGAAACACATCGAGATCGTCCGCAACCACGCGCTCCGGCTGTACGACCTGCTGAAACGGGGTGGCGTCGAGTTCAACGGCGCCGCCGAGCAGGGGCTCGCGGAGGCCGACGAGGCCGTTATCATCGCGCTCGCCGCGACCCTCCACGACATCGGCCACGTCGTCCACCGCGACGAGCACGCCTACTACTCCATCCCGCTCGCGGCCGACGTGCTCGACAGGTTCCTCGCCGACTTCTACGACACCTCCGAGGCGGTGCGGATGAAGGGCGAGGTGCTCCACGCCATCCTCTGTCACCACACCGAGGAGGACCCCCTGACCCGCGAGGCCGGCGTCATCCGCGTCGCCGACGGACTCGACATGGAGCAGGGACGCTCGCGCATGCCCTACGAGAAGGGCGGGCGCGGCATCAACACGCTCTCCTCGCAGGCGATCCGTCGCGTCGAACTGAAACCGGGGTCGGCCGCCGGCGAGGACGCGCCGGTGCTCGTCGACATCGAGATGGTCAACGCCGCCGGCGTCTACCAGGTCGACAACCTCCTGAAGGCGAAGCTCCGGGACTCGCTCATCGACGAGTACGTCCGCATCGTCGCCATCAACAGCAAGGCGGACGACCAGCTCGTCGAGCGCATCGAACTCTAG
- a CDS encoding YdeI/OmpD-associated family protein, which yields MDPVFFSSRTEFRDWLEANHGSTDELWVGYYKADADRSGIGYGESVEEAICFGWIDGLVNGIDDETYKRRFTPRKPDSKWSKNNTERVERMIEAGKMTPAGMELVEAARESGAWADAYRLGDDHEVPPELKRALQANEKAWENFQAFSNTDQHAFIALVTDAKTDETRDHRIQRTVELADRNLSAYDEHNERRL from the coding sequence ATGGACCCCGTATTCTTCAGCTCCCGAACGGAGTTCCGCGACTGGCTCGAAGCGAACCACGGTTCGACCGACGAACTGTGGGTCGGGTACTACAAGGCGGACGCCGACCGGAGCGGCATCGGCTACGGCGAATCGGTCGAGGAGGCGATCTGTTTCGGCTGGATCGACGGCCTCGTCAACGGGATCGACGACGAGACGTACAAACGGCGGTTCACCCCCCGCAAGCCCGACAGCAAGTGGTCGAAGAACAACACGGAGCGCGTCGAGCGGATGATCGAGGCCGGGAAGATGACCCCGGCCGGGATGGAACTGGTCGAGGCGGCCAGGGAGTCGGGAGCGTGGGCGGACGCGTATCGGCTCGGCGACGACCACGAGGTTCCGCCCGAACTGAAACGCGCGCTGCAGGCCAACGAGAAGGCCTGGGAGAACTTCCAGGCGTTCTCCAACACGGACCAGCACGCGTTCATCGCGCTGGTGACCGACGCGAAGACGGACGAAACGAGGGACCACCGGATCCAGCGGACCGTGGAACTCGCGGACCGGAACCTGTCGGCCTACGACGAGCACAACGAGCGACGGCTCTGA